From Solea senegalensis isolate Sse05_10M linkage group LG19, IFAPA_SoseM_1, whole genome shotgun sequence, the proteins below share one genomic window:
- the tyk2 gene encoding non-receptor tyrosine-protein kinase TYK2, which translates to MWGSKRSRTGTSPGQSDPPQGQGVHVLLLWTKEGERYLSHTSGEVTAEELCISAAEAAGITPLCHVMFALYNPLLRYWYSPNHVFSPDENPGLILHYCMRFYFQNWHGMKEKEKEKGPTISRYCLRSGTDQGGSPLLDISSLEYLFAQAKYEFVNDVVQMETIKSEEEQIRFKNESLGMAILHLSHQAMQTGCTLQEVAEKVSYLRCIPKSFAKHISKTNFLTKFRIQRVFADFVRTFQKHTKDKGVQEVMCKYISTLENLAPRFGTETFTVPHLELRNDGDGSNCNSPGTDTQDVSKDNFTTPTYEIMVSGTKGIQWRKVLEQKANTHLRNDYMNYGKKAKHQSTQPSAATPNKLTSFCDFPEISHIAINGANVSISNQDNQYMEVQMNSSQEARSFISLLDGYYRLTADAHHYLCHEVAPPRVVLSEANGLHGPMHEDFVLLKLKKEGAEEGAYLVRWSALNFRRIILAVLNKNNNGATSRHKQFRIEHRCSIFRLEGWEQEFSSVKELIDSLKTFVLRSGSDCFVLKKCCLPRQAELSNLLVMRKDQQQRVNTESSKPFFYFHQLKERNIVQERHLGRGTRTNIYAGRYLLQGEADNDEFNNNNLSDRKSIRVVLKVLDQNHKDIALFETATLMSKVSHSHLVFVHGVCVKGSENIMVEEFVEFGPLDLFLRREKASVTPQWKFIVVKQLASALGYLETKRLVHGNVCAKNILVARRGLEPGTTPFIKLSDPGIALSVLSREERLERIPWIAPECVDSGMAIGDTADQWSFGVTLLEICNNGDLPLSRCSLSKKERLYQQKGRLGEPSSQELATFINMCLTYEPMERPSFLVLRRELPEIPENSDISPSEFANDPDPSVFQKRYMKEIRELGKGHFGKVILYLYDPANDGTGEYVAVKSLKQESGHVPESWMKEIDILKSLHHNNIVKYKGCCTELGGQVVQLIMEYLPQGSLRDYLPSRKLGVPQCLMFAQQICQGMDYLHSRRYIHRDLAARNVLVENDSLVKIGDFGLSKYIPEGKIYYQVREDGDSPVFWYAIECLRESKFSFPSDIWSFGVTLYEILTRCDSRQSPPEKLREMMNSPNEQMTLLALLKMLERNLRLPCPRDCPHKVKLLMDQCWATDPEQRPSFKSLIEQLELIRRTYDWQPGTNFSLAQIC; encoded by the exons ATGTGGGGATCCAAGCGTTCCAGGACAGGGACGTCTCCAGGCCAGAGTGACCCTCCGCAGGGTCAAGGCGTCCATGTTCTCCTCCTCTGGACCAAGGAGGGGGAGAGATACTTGTCCCACACGAGTGGTGAGGTCACAGCAGAGGAGCTGTGTATCtcagctgctgaagctgcag GGATAACACCTCTGTGCCATGTGATGTTCGCTCTTTACAATCCGCTGTTGCGCTATTGGTACAGTCCAAACCATGTTTTCAGTCCAGACGAGAACCCTGGTCTCATACTGCATTACTGTATGAg GTTTTACTTTCAGAATTGGCACGggatgaaggagaaggagaaggagaaagggCCAACTATATCCCGTTATTGTCTCAGATCTGGGACAGATCAAGGGGGTTCCCCTCTGCTCGACATCAGTTCCTTGGAGTATTTATTCGCTCAG GCAAAATACGAATTTGTGAATGACGTGGTGCAGATGGAAACCATAAAGTCGGAGGAGGAGCAGATACGCTTCAAAAATGAGAGTTTGGGAATGGCCATACTACACCTTTCACACCAGGCAATGCAGACGGGCTGCACTTTACAGGAGGTTGCAGAGAAAGTCAG CTACCTACGCTGCATTCCAAAGTCTTTCGCCAAACACATCTCCAAAACCAACTTCCTGACAAAATTCCGGATCCAACGAGTGTTTGCAGACTTTGTGAGAACTTTCCAGAAACACACCAAGGACAAGGGGGTCCAGGAGGTCATGTGCAAGTACATTTCTACGCTGGAAAACCTAGCGCCGCGTTTCGGCACAGAGACTTTCACCGTACCCCACCTGGAGCTACGGAACGATGGGGACGGAAGCAACTGTAACTCCCCCGGCACAGACACTCAGGACGTCTCGAAAGACAACTTCACAACCCCCACTTATGAAATAATGGTGTCGGGCACAAAGGGGATTCAGTGGAGGAAGGTGTTGGAGCAGAAG GCAAACACTCACCTCAGGAATGACTACATGAACTACGGGAAGAAGGCGAAACACCAGTCCACTCAGCCCAGTGCAGCAACTCCAAACAAATTGACCTCCTTCTGCGATTTCCCTGAAATATCTCACATAGCCATCAATGGAGCTAATGTATCTATTAGCAATCAGGACAATCAGTACATG gaggttCAGATGAACTCCAGCCAGGAAGCCCGTTCCTTCATCTCTCTCCTGGATGGATACTACCGGCTGACCGCAGACGCCCACCACTATCTCTGTCATGAAGTGGCTCCCCCAAGGGTCGTGCTGAGTGAAGCGAATGGACTGCACGGACCTATGCA TGAGGATTTTgtgctgctgaagctgaagaaggaaggagcagaggagggagcTTACCTCGTACGGTGGAGTGCCCTTAACTTTCGCCGCATCATCCTGGCTgtgctgaacaaaaacaat AACGGAGCGACGTCGAGGCACAAGCAGTTTCGCATCGAGCACAGGTGCTCGATTTTCCGTCTGGAAGGCTGGGAACAGGAGTTCTCCAGTGTGAAGGAGCTCATCGACAGCCTCAAGACATTCGTGCTCAGGTCGGGATCAGACTGCTTTGTTCTCAAGAAGTGCTGTTTGCCAAGACAAGCAG AGCTGTCAAACCTTCTGGTGATGAGGAAAGATCAACAACAACGGGTCAACACCGAATCCTCCAAGCCCTTCTTTTACTTCCACCAGCTTAAGGAGAGAAACATAGTGCAG gAACGACATCTGGGACGTGGGACCAGAACGAACATCTACGCAGGTCGTTACCTGCTGCAGGGAGAAGCAGACAACGACGAATTCAACAACAATAACTTGAGCGACCGCAAGTCGATCCGAGTGGTTCTCAAAGTCCTAGACCAAAACCATAAAGACATTGCACTC tttgaaactGCGACGCTCATGAGTAAGGTGTCCCACAGTCACCTGGTGTTTGTGCACGGTGTTTGTGTCAAAGGATCTGAAA ACATCATGGTGGAGGAATTTGTGGAGTTTGGGCCTCTGGATTTGTTCCTTCGCAGGGAAAAAGCATCGGTGACGCCACAGTGGAAATTCattgtggtaaaacaactcgcTAGTGCCCTCGGCTATCTC GAGACCAAACGTCTGGTTCATGGAAATGTCTGTGCCAAGAACATTCTGGTGGCAAGGCGCGGTCTGGAGCCCGGCACCACACCTTTCATCAAGCTGAGTGATCCAGGAATCGCCCTGAGCGTCCTCTCGCGAGAAG AGCGTCTCGAGCGGATCCCCTGGATCGCCCCAGAGTGCGTCGACAGCGGCATGGCCATTGGCGATACTGCTGACCAGTGGAGCTTTGGCGTCACGCTGCTGGAAATCTGCAACAACGGCGATCTTCCCCTGAGTCGCTGCTCGTTGTCCAAg AAAGAGCGCCTCTATCAGCAGAAGGGCCGTTTAGGTGAACCGTCCTCGCAGGAGTTGGCCACTTTCATCAACATGTGCTTGACCTACGAACCCATGGAGAGGCCCTCATTCCTCGTTCTGCGCAGAGAGCTTCCAGAAATCCCAGAAA ATTCTGATATTTCTCCCAGTGAATTTGCCAATGACCCAGACCCAAGTGTGTTCCAGAAGCGCTACATGAAAGAGATTCGGGAATTGGGAAAG GGTCACTTTGGAAAGGTGATTCTGTACCTGTACGACCCGGCCAACGATGGCACCGGGGAGTACGTGGCCGTGAAGTCTTTGAAACAGGAGAGTGGTCACGTGCCCGAGAGCTGGATGAAGGAGATCGATATTCTGAAGTCTCTCCATCACAACAACATTGTCAAGTACAAAGGTTGTTGCACCGAACTGG GAGGACAAGTGGTGCAGCTGATAATGGAGTACCTTCCTCAGGGGAGTCTGCGAGATTATCTTCCCTCGCGTAAACTGGGTGTGCCCCAGTGCCTTATGTTCGCTCAGCAGATCTGCCAG GGGATGGATTACTTACACTCCAGGCGATACATCCATCGAGATCTGGCTGCCCGTAACGTTTTAGTGGAAAACGACAGTTTGGTGAAGATCGGAGACTTCGGCTTGTCAAAATACATTCCCGAGGGTAAGATCTACTATCAAGTACGTGAGGATGGAGACAGTCCAGTGTTCTG GTATGCGATCGAGTGCCTGAGGGAGAGTAAGTTTTCTTTTCCGTCCGACATTTGGTCCTTTGGCGTGACATTGTATGAGATCCTGACTCGCTGTGACTCACGCCAGAGCCCTCCAGAG AAATTACGAGAAATGATGAATTCACCCAATGAACAGATGACCTTGTTGGCACTCCTAAAAATGTTGGAGAGAAACCTGCGATTGCCTTGTCCAAGGGATTGCCCACACAAG GTGAAACTGTTGATGGATCAGTGTTGGGCCACAGATCCTGAACAACGGCCGTCTTTCAAATCCCTCATCGAACAGTTGGAATTGATTCGCCGGACCTACGACTGGCAGCCAGGTACAAACTTCTCGCTGGCTCAGATTTGTTGA